The following are encoded together in the Methylorubrum sp. B1-46 genome:
- a CDS encoding HIT domain-containing protein, producing the protein MTDAFSLDPRLAADTHPVGDLALCSVLLMDDARFPWLILVPRRPDLSELTDLAPEDARLAFEEIRIAVGVVQALARPDKVNVAALGNVVSQLHIHVVARFRSDPAWPGPVWGVGERKPYPPHARAALLERAAALFVAA; encoded by the coding sequence ATGACCGACGCCTTCTCCCTCGATCCGCGGCTCGCCGCCGACACCCATCCCGTGGGCGATCTCGCTCTCTGCTCCGTCCTGCTGATGGACGATGCGCGCTTCCCCTGGCTGATCCTCGTGCCGCGGCGGCCGGACTTGAGCGAACTCACCGACCTCGCGCCGGAGGATGCACGCCTCGCCTTCGAGGAAATCCGAATCGCGGTCGGGGTCGTGCAGGCGCTCGCACGGCCGGACAAGGTGAACGTCGCGGCGCTCGGCAACGTGGTGTCGCAGCTCCACATCCACGTCGTGGCCCGCTTCCGCTCGGACCCGGCCTGGCCCGGACCGGTCTGGGGCGTCGGCGAGCGAAAGCCCTATCCGCCGCATGCCCGCGCCGCCCTGCTCGAACGGGCCGCCGCCCTGTTCGTGGCCGCGTGA
- the trpA gene encoding tryptophan synthase subunit alpha, with translation MTARIDAAFARCRAEGRAALVTYVMAGDPDPETSLRVLEALPKAGADIVEFGLPFTDPMADGPAIQAAGLRALKAGQDLSGTLALVRRFREGDDRTPVVLMGYYNPIHTYGVPRFLEDAREAGIDGLIVVDLPPEEDEELCLPAREKGLAFIRLATPTTDDRRLPAVLANTAGFVYYVSITGVTGTATPDFGRVSQAVGRISAQTDLPVVVGFGVKTGAHAAEIARGADGVVVGSALVDALARSLDPGDRAGSGTVEAVSTLVRELAEGVRSTRKAPAQA, from the coding sequence ATGACCGCCCGCATCGATGCCGCTTTCGCCCGCTGCCGCGCGGAAGGACGGGCCGCCCTCGTCACCTACGTCATGGCGGGCGATCCCGATCCGGAAACCTCGCTCAGGGTGCTCGAAGCCCTGCCCAAGGCCGGGGCCGACATCGTCGAGTTCGGCCTGCCGTTCACCGATCCCATGGCGGACGGGCCGGCGATCCAGGCGGCGGGCCTGCGCGCCCTGAAGGCGGGCCAGGACCTGAGCGGCACGCTGGCGCTGGTGCGCCGCTTCCGCGAGGGCGACGACCGGACGCCCGTGGTGCTGATGGGCTACTACAACCCGATCCATACCTACGGCGTGCCTCGCTTCCTGGAGGACGCGAGGGAGGCCGGGATCGACGGACTGATCGTCGTCGACCTGCCGCCGGAGGAGGACGAGGAACTCTGCCTGCCGGCCCGCGAGAAGGGTCTCGCCTTCATCCGGCTTGCGACCCCGACGACCGACGACCGGCGCCTGCCGGCCGTGCTCGCGAACACGGCGGGCTTCGTCTACTACGTTTCGATCACCGGCGTGACCGGCACCGCGACGCCCGATTTCGGCCGGGTCTCGCAGGCGGTCGGCCGGATCTCGGCGCAGACCGATCTGCCCGTCGTCGTCGGCTTCGGGGTGAAGACCGGCGCGCATGCCGCCGAGATCGCCCGCGGCGCCGACGGCGTCGTCGTCGGTTCGGCCCTCGTCGATGCGCTGGCGCGCAGCCTCGATCCGGGCGACCGGGCCGGCAGCGGCACGGTAGAGGCGGTCTCCACCCTGGTGCGCGAGTTGGCGGAAGGCGTGCGCAGCACCAGAAAGGCGCCGGCCCAGGCCTGA
- a CDS encoding folylpolyglutamate synthase/dihydrofolate synthase family protein — protein MDSSDALMARFLALHPRTIDLSLGRIERLLAALNHPERRLPPVIHVAGTNGKGSTIAFMRAILEAGGLAAHVYTSPHLVRFHERIRLGGIGGGHYVAEDRLADAFARCEAANKGDPITVFEITTAAALLLFSECPADVLLLEVGLGGRVDATNVIDHPACAVVTPIGRDHAEYLGDTVEAVAMEKAGIFKRGCPAVIAAQDYSGADAVLCRQAERVGAVPVRVGNQDFSVHEESGRLVFQDETDLFDLPRPRLAGRHQLTNAGTAIAALRAAGFGDIGTAALEAGLRNVDWPGRLQRLVRGALAERMPRDAELWLDGGHNADGGRILAAAMADLGERSDAPLVLIVGLLGTKDAEGFLKNFVGLARSLIAVPITGQVAARPAEEVAEIARTVGLAAEVAPSVEAAVATLSDTIFQRPPRVLICGSLYLAGAVLEANGTIPV, from the coding sequence ATGGACTCCTCCGACGCGCTGATGGCGCGCTTCCTCGCCCTGCATCCGCGCACGATCGACCTGTCGCTCGGGCGCATCGAGCGCCTGCTGGCGGCCCTCAACCATCCCGAGCGGCGCCTGCCGCCGGTGATCCATGTCGCCGGCACCAACGGCAAGGGCTCGACCATCGCCTTCATGCGGGCGATCCTCGAGGCGGGGGGGCTGGCCGCCCACGTCTACACTTCCCCCCACCTCGTGCGCTTCCACGAGCGCATTCGCTTAGGCGGCATCGGCGGCGGCCACTACGTCGCCGAGGACCGGCTCGCCGACGCCTTCGCCCGGTGCGAGGCGGCCAACAAGGGCGATCCGATCACCGTGTTCGAGATCACCACGGCGGCGGCCCTGCTGCTGTTTTCGGAATGCCCCGCCGACGTGCTGCTGCTCGAAGTTGGCCTCGGCGGCCGGGTCGATGCCACCAACGTCATCGACCACCCGGCCTGCGCCGTCGTCACCCCGATCGGACGCGACCATGCCGAATATCTCGGCGACACCGTCGAGGCGGTGGCGATGGAGAAGGCCGGCATCTTCAAGCGCGGCTGCCCGGCGGTGATCGCCGCCCAGGACTATTCCGGGGCCGATGCCGTGCTCTGCCGCCAGGCCGAGCGGGTCGGCGCGGTGCCGGTGCGCGTCGGCAACCAGGATTTCTCGGTCCACGAGGAGAGCGGACGGCTCGTCTTTCAGGACGAGACCGACCTGTTCGACCTGCCGCGCCCCCGGCTGGCGGGGCGCCACCAGCTCACCAATGCCGGCACCGCCATCGCGGCGCTTCGCGCGGCGGGCTTCGGCGATATCGGCACGGCGGCCCTCGAGGCGGGCTTGCGCAACGTCGACTGGCCGGGCCGGCTCCAGCGCCTCGTGCGCGGCGCACTCGCCGAGCGGATGCCGAGGGACGCCGAGCTGTGGCTCGACGGCGGCCACAACGCCGATGGCGGGCGCATCCTCGCCGCGGCGATGGCCGATCTCGGCGAGCGCAGCGACGCGCCGCTGGTCCTCATCGTCGGGCTGCTCGGCACCAAGGACGCGGAGGGCTTCCTGAAGAACTTCGTCGGCCTCGCCCGCTCGCTCATCGCGGTGCCGATCACCGGCCAAGTGGCCGCACGCCCCGCTGAGGAAGTGGCGGAAATCGCCCGCACCGTCGGTCTCGCGGCGGAGGTCGCGCCGAGTGTCGAGGCGGCGGTGGCCACTCTGTCGGACACGATCTTCCAGCGTCCGCCGCGCGTCCTGATCTGCGGTTCGCTCTATCTGGCAGGCGCCGTGCTCGAGGCCAACGGTACGATCCCGGTCTGA
- a CDS encoding PQQ-dependent sugar dehydrogenase, whose translation MTRTLSLLLATVAALGLDASAFAQAPSGQGGAEDTRAPRIQGESFQAPAAPSAGSTVAEKEPPNTEYKPLLPNQTRAPEPAQKTEVETAVVAKGLESPWAMEFLPDGRMIVTEKAGKIRIVAKDGTVGQPVAGVPKVDPKGQGGLLDIALSPSFAADRTVYFSYSEPRDKGNGTTVAKAKLVESDGKARLDDLKVIFRQMPTYDGDKHFGSRLVFAPDGKLFVTVGERSDKQTRGQAQDLTSGLGKVFRIDTDGNAPKDNPFTGGEKAKPEIWSYGHRNVQAAALDNQGRLWTVEHGPRGGDELNRPRPGLNYGWPVVTYGIEYSGEKIGDGQTQAGGTVQPVYYWDPVIGPSGMALYDKDAFPAWKNQFLIGGLVSTGLVVLKLDGDKVVTEERIPLEHRVRDVRVGPDGAVYAVTEDDGQIVKLTPKKSS comes from the coding sequence GTGACGCGCACTCTTTCCCTTCTGCTCGCCACTGTCGCGGCCCTCGGCCTCGATGCCTCCGCCTTCGCGCAAGCGCCCTCCGGCCAGGGCGGAGCCGAGGACACGCGCGCCCCGCGCATTCAGGGCGAGTCGTTCCAGGCTCCGGCCGCGCCGAGCGCCGGCTCCACCGTTGCGGAGAAGGAGCCGCCGAACACCGAGTACAAGCCGCTCCTGCCGAACCAGACCCGCGCGCCCGAGCCGGCGCAGAAGACCGAGGTCGAGACCGCGGTCGTGGCAAAGGGCCTGGAGAGTCCCTGGGCGATGGAGTTCCTGCCCGACGGGCGTATGATCGTCACGGAGAAGGCCGGCAAGATCCGCATCGTGGCCAAGGATGGCACGGTGGGCCAGCCGGTGGCTGGCGTGCCGAAGGTCGATCCGAAAGGGCAGGGCGGCCTGCTCGACATCGCGCTGAGCCCGAGCTTCGCCGCCGACCGCACGGTCTACTTCAGCTACAGCGAGCCGCGGGACAAGGGCAACGGCACCACGGTGGCCAAGGCCAAGCTGGTGGAGAGCGACGGCAAGGCCCGGCTCGACGATCTCAAGGTCATCTTCCGCCAGATGCCGACCTATGACGGCGACAAGCATTTCGGCTCGCGCCTCGTCTTCGCGCCGGACGGCAAGCTGTTCGTCACGGTGGGCGAGCGCTCCGACAAGCAGACTCGCGGGCAGGCGCAGGACCTGACCAGCGGCCTGGGCAAGGTGTTCCGCATCGACACCGACGGCAACGCGCCGAAGGACAACCCCTTCACCGGCGGCGAGAAGGCCAAGCCCGAGATCTGGTCCTACGGCCACCGCAACGTCCAGGCCGCCGCCCTGGACAATCAGGGTCGGCTCTGGACGGTGGAGCACGGGCCGCGCGGCGGCGATGAGCTGAACCGCCCGCGCCCCGGCCTCAATTACGGCTGGCCGGTGGTGACCTACGGCATCGAGTATTCCGGCGAGAAGATCGGCGACGGTCAGACCCAGGCCGGCGGCACGGTGCAGCCGGTCTATTACTGGGATCCGGTGATCGGTCCCTCGGGCATGGCACTCTACGACAAGGACGCGTTCCCGGCCTGGAAGAACCAGTTCCTGATCGGCGGCCTCGTCAGCACGGGCCTCGTCGTGCTCAAGCTCGACGGCGACAAGGTCGTCACCGAGGAGCGCATCCCGCTGGAGCACCGCGTCCGCGACGTGCGCGTCGGCCCCGACGGTGCCGTCTACGCGGTCACCGAGGATGACGGCCAGATCGTCAAGCTGACGCCCAAGAAAAGCAGCTGA
- the nudC gene encoding NAD(+) diphosphatase: protein MTGSPVDTSRDALAYAASRLVRHSAEFGPAPVLAEAGPEARLVLMAGETVILRTDPEQTGTALLAPDEAERAGARAVEIFLGRAEGRPVFAGAVAEETASLFPAPGYRALDLRALAAEGAVAREEQGLIATAKSLLAWHARHRFCGNCGSPTAIAAGGFRRECGTCGLHHFPRTDPVAIMLVRRGDACLLGRGRHFKPGMYSCLAGFIEPGETVEDAVRRETREETGIAVGAVAYHASQPWPFPASLMLGCVAEGLTDDVRTDPDELEDARWFPRAEVVRMIAGTHPEGLTVPPPTAIAHLLLRDWVDGVIAAPPAPQG, encoded by the coding sequence ATGACCGGCTCGCCCGTTGACACCAGCCGGGATGCGCTCGCCTACGCCGCGAGCCGCCTCGTGCGCCACTCCGCCGAGTTCGGCCCGGCGCCCGTCCTGGCGGAGGCCGGGCCCGAGGCGCGCCTCGTGCTGATGGCGGGCGAGACGGTGATCCTGCGCACCGACCCGGAGCAAACCGGGACGGCCCTGCTGGCGCCCGACGAAGCGGAGCGGGCGGGCGCGCGCGCCGTCGAGATCTTCCTCGGCCGGGCCGAGGGGCGGCCGGTCTTTGCCGGCGCGGTGGCGGAGGAGACCGCCTCCCTGTTCCCGGCGCCGGGCTACCGCGCCCTCGACCTGCGAGCGCTCGCCGCCGAGGGCGCCGTCGCCCGCGAGGAGCAGGGGCTGATCGCCACCGCCAAGTCTCTGCTGGCCTGGCACGCGCGCCACCGCTTCTGCGGCAATTGCGGCAGCCCGACCGCCATCGCCGCCGGGGGCTTCCGGCGCGAATGCGGCACGTGCGGGCTGCACCACTTCCCCCGCACCGATCCGGTGGCGATCATGCTGGTGCGGCGGGGCGACGCCTGTCTGCTCGGGCGCGGCCGGCACTTCAAGCCGGGGATGTATTCCTGCCTCGCCGGCTTCATCGAGCCCGGCGAGACGGTCGAGGACGCGGTGCGCCGCGAGACCCGCGAGGAGACCGGCATCGCGGTCGGCGCAGTCGCCTATCACGCCTCGCAGCCCTGGCCCTTCCCGGCCTCGCTGATGCTCGGATGCGTCGCGGAGGGCCTCACCGACGATGTCCGGACCGATCCCGACGAGTTGGAGGATGCGCGCTGGTTCCCACGTGCGGAGGTGGTGCGGATGATCGCGGGTACGCACCCGGAGGGCCTGACCGTACCGCCGCCGACCGCCATCGCCCATCTGCTGCTGCGCGACTGGGTCGACGGCGTCATCGCGGCTCCGCCGGCCCCGCAGGGGTGA
- the trxA gene encoding thioredoxin — protein MATVKVTDASFEQDVLQSAEPVVVDFWAEWCGPCRQIGPALEEISVDLQGKVKIAKVNVDENPGIASTYGIRSIPTLMIFKDGKLASQKVGAAPKGDLSRWIQASA, from the coding sequence ATGGCGACCGTGAAAGTGACCGATGCGAGCTTCGAGCAGGACGTTTTGCAGTCCGCCGAGCCGGTCGTGGTGGATTTCTGGGCGGAGTGGTGCGGCCCTTGTCGGCAGATCGGCCCGGCGCTGGAGGAGATCTCCGTCGATCTCCAGGGCAAGGTGAAGATCGCCAAGGTCAACGTCGATGAGAATCCCGGCATCGCCTCGACCTACGGCATCCGCTCGATCCCGACGCTGATGATCTTCAAGGACGGCAAGCTCGCCAGCCAGAAGGTCGGCGCCGCCCCCAAGGGCGACCTCTCCCGCTGGATCCAGGCGAGCGCCTGA
- the addA gene encoding double-strand break repair helicase AddA, translated as MNAPLTGFTVDDLTKAAQRRAADPRLSAWVSANAGAGKTKVLTDRVLRLLLDGAPPGRILCLTFTKAAAANMSIRVFQRLGRWVTLDDAALSAELIELTGERPARDTLRLARRLFARAVETPGGLKIETLHALCERLLHMFPFEANVPARFVVLDDNQSREAFEIETDNVLADAILGGNQELSDALAVVGAEASGDTLREAIRAAMRTRALFSDHRALEPALARLPRALALRDGASVESIETEILAGSTLGDWREIAARLRTGKATDERLADGLVEAQAALNLGKALAPYRSVFFTDKDEPRAAKSFGTKAVPEDVKQALLDEQARLIPLFDDLRAARALARTRGLFRLAAEIHRRVEAQKTRLGALDFDDLIHKTLDLLSRVGASWVLYKLDRGVDHVLVDEAQDTNPQQWEILRTLTAEFAAGEGARGLTRTRFAVGDPKQSIYSFQGADPREFELTRRAWGRAAEGAGHDFADVSLRLSFRTANHVLAAVDAVFGVPEHFAGLSFDAGAPGTVHASARAGVPGAVELWGIEEPAEAEEPDAWAAPVDAPEPNAPAIVTARRIARAVKAWTSKGDACGRVWRPGDVLILVRKRSAAFEEVIRALKGLGVPVAGQDRLEVAGHIAVLDLVAVGRAGLLPADDLTLATALKTPLVGLTDDDLTRIAARRPFSETLEDALTRHAEAGDGAAIRGRTALQLWIRLAAENGPFGFYAALLGPHGGRSRLVARLGGEAGDAIDVFLAQAADAENGGDAPCLEAFLSDYVVRPGRGKSGLSVKRDLEAGRDEVRVMTVHGAKGLEAPVVVVIDGCEPLGRNDPPLLGLDHAADGPLPPVWTGGRTQDCAATLAARSALQARAREEHNRLLYVAMTRAADHLVIAPYRGATRETPASWCEMVRIGLERGLGPGEAIETEHGPITIWRDGSAAAFAAAAEATVAPEPEAVPDWLFAKAAPEAEAAPPLSPSGALGAADGQRQPQRRLGDAEARRRGALVHALLEHLPRIEPARRAEAAERFARARAPALDESKRRDLVRSVLRLIEAPDLAPLFSGQARAEVALSGRIVVDGVERDVTGRIDRLVVEDGRVILCDFKTGRPPAEDAPLPEREAAQVALYARLAAAIWPDHAITALLVWTSGPVVRRVERAV; from the coding sequence GTGAACGCCCCGCTGACCGGCTTCACCGTCGACGACCTGACCAAGGCGGCCCAGCGCCGGGCCGCCGATCCGCGCCTCTCGGCCTGGGTTTCGGCCAATGCGGGCGCGGGCAAGACCAAGGTGCTCACCGACCGGGTGCTGCGCCTGCTCCTCGACGGGGCGCCGCCCGGCCGCATCCTCTGCCTCACCTTCACCAAGGCGGCGGCCGCCAACATGTCGATCCGCGTGTTCCAGCGCCTCGGCCGCTGGGTGACGCTGGACGACGCGGCCCTGAGCGCGGAACTGATCGAACTCACCGGCGAGCGGCCCGCCCGCGACACCCTGCGGCTCGCACGCCGCCTGTTCGCCCGCGCCGTCGAGACGCCGGGCGGCCTCAAGATCGAGACCCTGCACGCGCTGTGCGAGCGGCTGCTGCACATGTTCCCGTTCGAGGCCAACGTGCCGGCCCGCTTCGTCGTGCTCGACGACAACCAGTCGCGCGAGGCGTTCGAGATCGAGACCGACAACGTCCTCGCCGACGCGATCCTCGGCGGCAATCAGGAGCTTTCCGACGCGCTGGCCGTGGTCGGCGCGGAAGCCTCCGGCGATACGCTGCGCGAGGCGATCCGCGCCGCGATGCGCACCCGCGCCCTGTTCTCCGATCACCGCGCCCTGGAGCCGGCGCTGGCCCGCCTGCCCCGCGCGCTGGCGCTGCGGGACGGCGCCAGCGTCGAGAGCATCGAGACCGAAATCCTGGCGGGCAGCACACTCGGCGACTGGCGCGAGATCGCGGCGAGGCTGCGCACCGGCAAGGCGACGGACGAGCGGCTGGCCGACGGGCTCGTGGAGGCGCAGGCTGCCCTGAACCTGGGCAAGGCGCTCGCCCCCTATCGCTCGGTCTTCTTCACCGACAAGGACGAGCCGCGTGCGGCGAAGTCCTTCGGCACCAAGGCGGTGCCGGAAGACGTGAAGCAGGCGCTGCTCGACGAGCAGGCCCGCCTCATCCCGCTCTTCGACGATCTGCGCGCCGCCCGCGCGCTCGCCCGGACGCGCGGGCTGTTTCGGCTGGCCGCCGAGATCCACCGCCGGGTCGAGGCTCAAAAAACCCGGCTCGGCGCTCTCGATTTCGACGACCTGATCCACAAGACCCTCGACCTGCTCTCGCGGGTCGGCGCCTCTTGGGTCCTGTACAAGCTCGACCGCGGCGTCGACCACGTCCTCGTCGATGAGGCGCAGGACACCAACCCGCAGCAATGGGAAATCCTGCGCACGCTCACCGCCGAGTTCGCGGCGGGCGAAGGCGCCCGCGGCCTCACCCGCACCCGCTTCGCCGTGGGCGACCCCAAGCAGTCGATCTACAGTTTCCAGGGCGCCGACCCGCGGGAATTCGAGCTGACCCGCCGCGCCTGGGGCCGGGCGGCGGAGGGCGCGGGCCACGACTTCGCCGATGTCAGCCTGCGGCTCTCGTTCCGCACCGCGAACCACGTGCTCGCCGCGGTCGATGCCGTATTCGGCGTGCCGGAGCACTTTGCCGGCCTCTCCTTCGACGCGGGCGCGCCGGGCACGGTCCACGCCTCCGCCCGTGCCGGCGTGCCCGGCGCGGTCGAACTCTGGGGCATCGAGGAGCCGGCGGAAGCCGAAGAGCCCGATGCCTGGGCCGCCCCCGTCGATGCGCCGGAGCCCAATGCGCCTGCCATCGTCACCGCCCGCCGTATCGCCCGCGCGGTGAAAGCCTGGACGAGCAAGGGCGATGCCTGTGGCCGCGTCTGGCGGCCGGGCGACGTGCTGATCCTCGTGCGCAAGCGCTCGGCCGCCTTCGAGGAAGTGATCCGGGCGCTGAAAGGGCTCGGCGTGCCGGTGGCGGGCCAAGACCGGCTCGAGGTGGCGGGCCACATCGCCGTGCTCGATCTGGTCGCGGTCGGCCGCGCCGGGCTTCTGCCCGCCGACGACCTGACGCTCGCCACCGCCCTCAAGACCCCGCTCGTCGGGCTGACCGACGACGACCTGACCCGCATCGCTGCCCGCCGCCCGTTCTCCGAGACGCTGGAAGACGCGCTGACCCGCCACGCGGAAGCCGGCGACGGGGCGGCGATCCGCGGCCGCACTGCCCTGCAGCTCTGGATCCGCCTCGCGGCGGAGAACGGCCCGTTCGGCTTCTACGCCGCCCTGCTCGGCCCCCATGGCGGGCGCAGCCGGCTGGTGGCGCGGCTCGGCGGCGAGGCGGGCGACGCCATCGACGTCTTCCTCGCCCAGGCCGCCGACGCCGAGAACGGCGGCGACGCCCCCTGCCTCGAAGCCTTCTTGTCCGACTACGTGGTGCGTCCCGGCCGCGGAAAGAGCGGCCTCTCGGTCAAGCGCGACCTGGAGGCCGGCCGCGACGAGGTGCGCGTGATGACGGTCCACGGCGCCAAGGGGTTGGAAGCGCCCGTCGTCGTCGTCATCGACGGCTGCGAGCCGCTCGGGCGCAACGACCCGCCGCTCCTCGGTCTCGACCACGCCGCCGACGGCCCGCTGCCGCCGGTCTGGACCGGCGGGCGCACGCAGGATTGCGCGGCGACGCTGGCCGCCCGCTCGGCACTGCAGGCGCGGGCGCGAGAGGAGCATAACCGCCTGCTCTACGTCGCCATGACGCGGGCCGCCGACCACCTCGTCATCGCCCCCTATCGCGGGGCGACGCGGGAGACCCCGGCCTCGTGGTGCGAGATGGTCCGCATCGGCCTGGAGCGGGGCTTGGGGCCCGGCGAGGCGATCGAGACCGAGCACGGACCGATCACGATCTGGCGCGACGGCTCCGCCGCCGCGTTCGCCGCCGCAGCGGAGGCCACGGTCGCGCCGGAGCCCGAGGCGGTGCCGGACTGGCTGTTCGCGAAGGCCGCGCCGGAGGCCGAGGCCGCGCCGCCCCTGAGCCCGTCCGGCGCTCTCGGCGCGGCGGATGGCCAGCGCCAGCCCCAGCGCCGCCTCGGCGACGCCGAGGCCCGCCGCCGCGGCGCCCTGGTCCACGCGCTGCTCGAACACCTGCCGCGGATCGAGCCGGCCCGCCGGGCGGAAGCCGCCGAACGTTTCGCCCGCGCCCGTGCGCCGGCTCTCGACGAGAGCAAGCGCCGGGACCTCGTGCGCTCCGTGCTGCGGCTGATCGAGGCGCCGGACCTCGCGCCGCTGTTCTCAGGCCAGGCGCGGGCCGAGGTGGCCCTCTCAGGCAGGATCGTGGTGGACGGCGTCGAGCGCGACGTCACCGGCCGCATCGACCGCCTCGTCGTCGAGGACGGCCGCGTGATCCTGTGCGACTTCAAGACCGGCCGTCCGCCGGCGGAGGATGCCCCACTGCCCGAGCGCGAGGCGGCGCAGGTCGCCCTCTACGCGCGGCTGGCCGCCGCGATCTGGCCGGACCACGCGATCACCGCCCTCTTGGTCTGGACCTCGGGGCCGGTGGTGCGGCGGGTGGAGAGGGCCGTTTGA
- the accD gene encoding acetyl-CoA carboxylase, carboxyltransferase subunit beta: protein MVEPMNWISEVVRPRIKTLFKRETPENLWIKCPDTGQMVFHKEVEQNHWVIPGSEHHLKMGATARLKMMFDEGTWIDVPLPEVPADPLKFRDEKRYVDRLKEARAKTGMADAFKIGFGRVGGLPMTIAAQEFGFMAGSLGMAGGEAFVRGAETALEKRTPYVLFAASGGARMQEGILSLMQMPRTTVAVRRLNAARLPYIVVLTNPTTGGVTASYAMLGDVHLAEPGALICFAGPRVIEQTIREKLPDGFQRAEYLREHGMVDQVVHRHQLKETISRLCGLLMDVRQAPAGEPPAPTAPEPLPDAA from the coding sequence ATGGTCGAGCCGATGAACTGGATCTCGGAGGTCGTACGGCCCCGGATCAAGACGCTGTTCAAGCGCGAGACGCCGGAGAACCTCTGGATCAAGTGCCCCGACACCGGCCAGATGGTCTTCCATAAGGAAGTCGAGCAGAACCACTGGGTCATCCCCGGCTCCGAGCACCATCTCAAGATGGGCGCGACGGCGCGCCTCAAGATGATGTTCGACGAGGGCACCTGGATCGACGTGCCGCTGCCCGAGGTGCCGGCCGACCCGCTCAAGTTCCGCGACGAGAAGCGCTACGTCGACCGCCTCAAGGAAGCGCGGGCCAAGACCGGCATGGCGGACGCCTTCAAGATCGGCTTCGGCCGGGTCGGCGGCCTGCCGATGACGATCGCGGCCCAGGAATTCGGCTTCATGGCGGGCTCGCTCGGGATGGCCGGCGGCGAGGCCTTCGTCCGCGGCGCCGAGACGGCGCTGGAGAAGCGCACGCCCTACGTGCTGTTCGCCGCCTCCGGCGGAGCGCGGATGCAGGAGGGCATTCTCTCGCTGATGCAGATGCCGCGCACCACGGTGGCCGTGCGCCGGCTCAACGCCGCGCGGTTGCCCTACATCGTGGTCCTGACCAACCCGACCACGGGCGGCGTCACCGCCTCCTACGCCATGCTCGGCGACGTGCACTTGGCCGAACCCGGCGCGCTGATCTGCTTTGCCGGCCCCCGCGTCATCGAGCAGACGATCCGCGAGAAGCTGCCCGACGGCTTCCAGCGGGCCGAATACCTGCGCGAGCACGGCATGGTCGATCAGGTCGTGCATCGCCACCAGCTCAAGGAGACGATCAGCCGGCTCTGCGGCCTGCTGATGGACGTCCGGCAGGCCCCTGCCGGAGAGCCGCCGGCACCCACGGCCCCCGAGCCGCTGCCGGACGCCGCCTGA
- a CDS encoding outer membrane protein, translated as MKKLLTSLAAFTALTAAASAADLPRRAAPPPVFTPVPVFTWTGFYAGLNAGYGFGVEDSLAPTQVVTIDRRVIGGPVGAIGGFAFDNGGRSDGFVGGGQIGYNYQFTPGSGVVIGIEADAQYADLGGRFGRNGLCGTGGIACAVTPGAFVQPGVTLINPTGVQGLDFFGTVRGRIGYAFDRVLFYGTGGFAYGSFGGGRAVDTDDFKTGYAAGGGVEYALPTDSFLNFFRSSAVTLKVEGLYVNFDGNNSRYGFANANGVIVTATPLTAAGPISPSTILNNTARRDVDFAVIRAGLNYKFGSY; from the coding sequence ATGAAAAAGCTTCTGACCTCTCTCGCCGCCTTCACGGCGCTGACCGCCGCGGCCTCCGCCGCCGACCTGCCGCGCCGCGCCGCGCCGCCGCCCGTCTTCACGCCCGTCCCGGTCTTCACCTGGACCGGCTTCTACGCCGGTCTCAACGCCGGTTACGGCTTCGGTGTCGAGGACTCCCTGGCCCCGACGCAGGTCGTCACGATCGACCGCCGCGTGATCGGTGGACCGGTCGGCGCGATCGGCGGCTTCGCCTTCGACAACGGCGGCCGCAGCGACGGCTTCGTCGGCGGTGGCCAGATCGGCTACAACTACCAGTTCACCCCGGGTTCGGGTGTGGTGATCGGTATCGAGGCCGACGCTCAGTACGCCGACCTCGGCGGCCGCTTCGGCCGTAACGGCCTCTGCGGCACCGGCGGCATCGCCTGCGCCGTGACCCCGGGCGCCTTCGTGCAGCCGGGCGTGACCCTGATCAACCCGACCGGCGTCCAGGGCCTCGACTTCTTCGGCACCGTCCGCGGCCGTATCGGTTACGCCTTCGACCGCGTCCTGTTCTACGGCACCGGCGGCTTCGCCTACGGCAGCTTCGGTGGCGGCCGCGCCGTCGACACCGACGACTTCAAGACCGGCTACGCGGCTGGTGGTGGCGTCGAGTACGCGCTCCCGACCGACTCGTTCCTGAACTTCTTCCGCTCCTCGGCGGTGACGCTCAAGGTCGAAGGTCTGTACGTGAACTTCGACGGCAACAACAGCCGCTACGGCTTCGCCAACGCCAACGGCGTGATCGTCACCGCCACCCCGCTGACCGCGGCCGGCCCGATCTCGCCCTCGACCATCCTGAACAACACCGCCCGCCGCGACGTCGACTTCGCCGTCATCCGCGCCGGCCTGAACTACAAGTTCGGCAGCTACTAA